In Pyrus communis chromosome 8, drPyrComm1.1, whole genome shotgun sequence, one genomic interval encodes:
- the LOC137742492 gene encoding multiple organellar RNA editing factor 9, chloroplastic-like, which produces MAMAPSLFLSSKALILTPRPAIFPPPPQPYFATLRFNSETRPLTRSVPSKLRVQAVNDSDYSSRRSSSNEQRETIMLPGCDYNHWLIVMEFPKDPAPTREQMIETYLNTLASVLGSMEEAKKNMYAFSTTTYTGFQCTVSEETSEKFKGLPGVLWVLPDSYIDVKNKDYGGDKYVNGEIIPGNYPVYQPKKRRESKFESRRYERRRDGPPPERRKPKQEATPSESGSG; this is translated from the exons ATGGCAATGGCGCCGAGCCTCTTTCTCTCATCCAAAGCCCTAATACTAACCCCAAGACCTGCCATTTTCCCTCCTCCTCCCCAACCCTATTTCGCTACGCTCCGATTCAACTCGGAGACTCGGCCTTTGACTCGCTCCGTTCCCTCTAAGCTGCGCGTTCAAGCTGTGAACGACAGTGATTACTCGTCGAGGAGAAGCAGCAGCAATGAGCAGCGAGAGACGATTATGTTACCGGGCTGTGACTATAACCACTGGCTTATAGTCATGGAGTTCCCTAAGGACCCTGCCCCAACTAGGGAGCAAATGATTGAGACCTACCTCAACACTCTCGCTTCTGTTCTTGGAAG CATGGAAGAAGCGAAGAAGAACATGTATGCTTTTAGCACCACCACCTACACTGGATTCCAATGCACTGTATCTGAAGAAACATCTGAAAAATTCAAGG GATTGCCTGGTGTTCTCTGGGTGTTGCCAGATTCATATATAGATGTTAAAAACAAGGATTATGGAG gtgataAATATGTTAATGGAGAGATAATTCCTGGAAACTACCCCGTTTATCAACCAAAGAAACGAAGAGAATCAAAATTTGAGAGCAGAAGATATGAAAGACGAAGAGATGGACCTCCTCCTGAACGAAGAAAACCAAAACAAGAAGCAACTCCATCAGAATCAGGATCTGGATGA